From a single Merismopedia glauca CCAP 1448/3 genomic region:
- a CDS encoding iron-containing redox enzyme family protein, translated as MLKPSNYIEQQIESFVTFPSLWFFPALPVANIYHKPESDKCDSTPLSTTQQVAPVTEIEWARITPEKILVATADRTWLHQSILGESNDCFLETIGGQGSIATTRKLLDGAIAAAKNAASASLKSPTFTPAQWVWQLVGAYHLTHSYPPLIKEAAQRFQQMGCQTLSQWAVQKAIEELGHDRLALRDIQSMGYKAEAVVEALVIPANAVALVNYLTQSVRATDPIGCVGYSYAMERIATGIKEKHIQSIEALLPPGIRATRCLRTHSSLGADVGHLEGTFQMIVRLTPQERACVAKTCYETALLYFQSSEEEFISEEELQHLLIPLESRKAREEIYSLTP; from the coding sequence ATGCTTAAACCGTCAAATTATATTGAGCAGCAAATAGAATCTTTTGTTACTTTCCCGTCTTTGTGGTTCTTTCCTGCCTTGCCTGTTGCAAATATCTACCACAAGCCAGAATCGGATAAATGCGACAGTACACCATTAAGTACAACTCAGCAAGTTGCACCAGTAACGGAGATCGAGTGGGCGCGTATTACGCCTGAAAAAATCTTGGTGGCGACTGCTGACCGTACTTGGCTACATCAATCTATTCTTGGGGAAAGTAACGATTGCTTTCTTGAAACCATAGGTGGTCAAGGCAGCATAGCAACTACTCGGAAACTGCTCGATGGGGCGATCGCAGCGGCTAAAAATGCTGCATCAGCCAGCCTTAAATCACCTACCTTTACTCCTGCACAATGGGTATGGCAACTGGTAGGAGCTTACCATTTAACTCACTCTTACCCGCCACTGATCAAAGAAGCGGCTCAGCGTTTTCAACAGATGGGTTGTCAAACTTTATCGCAGTGGGCAGTACAAAAAGCCATAGAGGAACTAGGACACGATAGACTTGCTTTGCGCGACATCCAATCAATGGGATACAAAGCCGAAGCTGTTGTGGAAGCACTTGTTATTCCTGCTAATGCAGTAGCTTTAGTGAATTACTTGACTCAGAGCGTCCGAGCTACTGACCCTATCGGTTGCGTCGGCTATTCCTATGCAATGGAGCGTATAGCAACAGGTATCAAAGAAAAGCATATCCAGTCAATTGAAGCTCTCCTGCCACCAGGTATCCGTGCTACCCGATGTCTGCGTACACATAGTAGTCTTGGGGCTGATGTGGGACATCTAGAGGGAACATTTCAAATGATTGTAAGGCTGACTCCTCAAGAGCGCGCTTGTGTAGCTAAGACCTGTTACGAAACAGCATTGCTATACTTCCAATCATCTGAAGAAGAGTTTATTTCAGAAGAAGAACTGCAACATCTACTAATACCACTAGAATCACGTAAAGCCAGAGAAGAGATTTATTCTCTCACACCATAG
- a CDS encoding helix-turn-helix domain-containing protein: MKPYSIDIRQKILETKLETQESDEEIAMRFRVSRSFVNKLVRKYKQTGSLEPLPHRGGASRKLTPEEIEIVIQLVKNDCDATLKQLRDRLNQKKGTKVSISTISRLLKRLMLRYNQK, translated from the coding sequence ATGAAGCCATATTCAATCGATATACGTCAAAAAATCCTCGAAACTAAATTGGAAACTCAAGAATCCGATGAGGAAATTGCAATGCGCTTTCGGGTAAGTCGTAGTTTCGTCAATAAACTTGTCAGGAAATATAAACAAACAGGTAGCCTTGAACCCCTTCCGCATCGTGGTGGAGCATCACGAAAACTCACCCCAGAAGAAATAGAAATTGTAATTCAATTGGTAAAAAACGACTGTGATGCAACTCTAAAACAATTAAGAGATCGGCTTAATCAAAAAAAAGGTACAAAAGTTAGTATTTCCACAATTTCTCGCCTATTAAAACGTTTAATGCTTAGATATAACCAAAAATAA
- a CDS encoding AraC family transcriptional regulator, whose translation MNLVFHLTGKQAPQLSDIQGIQEHSLFKLILIEKGEGFYQINSRTISVVAGDLLLIAPNEAYELSGLQTTDRWLVCFDISNLGVGMAANPMLLRLNDELPLLLFLTSKQSEMRHFHITAKDLPRWLTWLQQLEHELCDQALGFVDMAQSLLMVVIIEFMRLAKPQLKNYSLQYRPLLIEVFRFIEANYQNSISLCDVAKEVGRSSAYLTDLVRRETGKTVLNWIVECRMANACRLLLNTNQSIDQIAEAVGYLDRRHFSRQFLHLHEITPDAWRQAHLNHRLHPKMLKKKVGVEESKLAETTSLSYQAA comes from the coding sequence ATGAATTTAGTATTTCACCTTACAGGCAAACAAGCTCCTCAGCTATCAGATATCCAAGGTATACAAGAGCATTCTCTATTTAAGCTGATCTTGATTGAAAAAGGAGAGGGTTTTTACCAAATCAACTCTCGCACGATCTCGGTCGTAGCTGGCGATCTGCTTCTGATCGCACCCAATGAAGCATATGAACTGAGTGGCTTACAAACTACAGATAGGTGGCTTGTCTGCTTTGATATCAGTAATCTCGGTGTAGGTATGGCTGCTAATCCCATGTTATTAAGGCTAAATGATGAACTGCCACTACTGTTATTTCTGACATCTAAACAAAGTGAAATGCGGCACTTCCATATCACTGCCAAAGATCTACCCAGATGGCTTACATGGTTGCAGCAGCTAGAACACGAACTGTGTGACCAAGCACTAGGATTTGTCGATATGGCACAGTCACTGTTGATGGTAGTAATTATTGAATTTATGAGACTGGCAAAACCTCAGTTGAAAAATTACTCACTTCAGTATCGCCCCCTACTAATTGAAGTTTTTCGGTTTATTGAGGCAAATTATCAGAATTCTATCAGTCTCTGTGACGTAGCCAAGGAAGTCGGTCGTTCCTCTGCCTATCTTACCGACCTCGTACGGAGAGAAACTGGCAAAACAGTTCTGAACTGGATTGTTGAGTGCCGTATGGCTAATGCATGTCGCTTGCTCCTTAATACCAATCAATCAATAGACCAGATTGCTGAAGCGGTTGGTTATCTAGATAGACGCCATTTTAGCCGCCAGTTCCTTCATCTCCACGAAATAACTCCAGATGCATGGCGGCAAGCACATCTTAACCACAGATTACATCCAAAAATGCTTAAGAAGAAAGTAGGTGTAGAAGAATCTAAACTTGCAGAAACAACTTCTTTATCCTACCAAGCAGCATAA